The following are encoded together in the bacterium genome:
- a CDS encoding prolipoprotein diacylglyceryl transferase: protein MHPHLDLGPLSVSAYGLCLGIGFVTGALAVRPFAARRGIPPRRFEDVALVTAAVAVIGSRLLYVAQHPTAFAGDWTAILRPWSSGGLVMYGGAIPAVLAAFLAFRRWGIDPWRGLDAGAPGIALGMACTRLGCFLAGCCLGTPSDVPWAVTMPGDGVARHPAQLYAAVAGLAIFAALHALDRTPRRPGALFRAFLLLWLPVGFALDGVRAYDAAAYPIAVVPLTLSQWIALALFAWAALVTRADAARRAASPAGARPRTALR from the coding sequence ATGCATCCGCATCTCGACCTCGGGCCGCTCTCGGTGTCCGCCTACGGCCTCTGCCTCGGCATCGGGTTCGTGACCGGAGCGCTCGCGGTGCGTCCGTTCGCGGCCCGGCGGGGCATCCCGCCGCGCCGCTTCGAGGACGTGGCGCTGGTCACGGCGGCGGTCGCGGTGATCGGCTCGCGGCTCCTCTACGTCGCGCAGCACCCCACCGCGTTCGCCGGCGATTGGACCGCGATCCTGCGTCCGTGGAGCAGCGGTGGTCTCGTCATGTACGGCGGCGCGATCCCAGCGGTGCTCGCGGCGTTTCTCGCCTTCCGCCGCTGGGGCATCGACCCGTGGCGCGGGCTCGACGCCGGCGCGCCGGGGATCGCGCTCGGCATGGCCTGCACGCGGCTCGGCTGCTTCCTCGCCGGCTGCTGTCTCGGCACGCCGAGCGACGTGCCCTGGGCGGTGACGATGCCGGGCGACGGCGTCGCGCGGCATCCGGCGCAGCTCTACGCGGCGGTCGCCGGCCTCGCCATCTTCGCCGCCCTGCACGCGCTCGACCGCACGCCGCGGCGACCGGGTGCGCTCTTCCGCGCCTTCCTGCTGCTGTGGCTGCCGGTCGGCTTCGCGCTCGACGGCGTGCGCGCCTACGACGCCGCGGCCTATCCGATCGCCGTGGTGCCGCTGACGCTGAGCCAGTGGATCGCCCTCGCGCTCTTCGCGTGGGCGGCGCTGGTCACACGAGCGGACGCAGCTCGCCGCGCAGCATCCCCAGCTGGAGCTCGTCCACGTACTGCCCTTCGATGA
- a CDS encoding GNAT family N-acetyltransferase has protein sequence MRNPYAIGETIYLRPIEPADAAECHSWLNNTEVRRGLATRTTPHTEASSRAFIASLDPARDQVFAIMTRGDGIHVGTCGLHEIDATSRHARLGMVIGRKDHWGRGFATEAIVLLCQHAFETLNLRRLWLSCYATNDRALRLYRRLGFEVEGRLREHAFIEGQYVDELQLGMLRGELRPLV, from the coding sequence GTGCGGAACCCGTACGCGATCGGCGAGACGATCTACCTGCGGCCCATCGAGCCGGCCGACGCGGCGGAATGCCACTCCTGGCTGAACAACACCGAGGTCCGGCGGGGGCTCGCGACCCGGACGACGCCGCACACCGAGGCCTCGTCGCGCGCCTTCATCGCCAGCCTCGACCCGGCCCGGGACCAGGTGTTCGCGATCATGACCCGGGGCGACGGCATCCACGTCGGTACCTGCGGGCTCCACGAGATCGACGCCACCAGCCGTCACGCCCGCCTCGGCATGGTGATCGGCCGCAAGGACCACTGGGGCCGCGGCTTCGCCACCGAGGCCATCGTCCTGCTCTGTCAGCACGCCTTCGAGACGCTGAACCTGCGCCGCCTGTGGCTGTCGTGCTACGCCACCAACGATCGCGCGCTGCGCCTCTACCGGCGCCTCGGCTTCGAGGTCGAAGGGCGCCTGCGCGAGCACGCGTTCATCGAAGGGCAGTACGTGGACGAGCTCCAGCTGGGGATGCTGCGCGGCGAGCTGCGTCCGCTCGTGTGA
- a CDS encoding fumarylacetoacetate hydrolase family protein — MRLATFTHRGRTRPGVVVDDDTIADLAGASGVAPDVAALLVDLAPVRAALATAPRLPLADVHLEAPIPRPGKFLGVGLNYASHAAETKREPPAFPVFFNKQVTCVNPPFDPIQLPRVSTQLDYEGELAFVIGRRCRHVPRGRAREVIGGFTIVDDVSVRDWQRRAPTLTLGKSFDTHGPMGPWIVTTDAIDDPHALALETRVNGVVRQAGTTADLIFDCFTLVEILSTVCTLEPGDVVTTGTPAGVGVADGAFLRVGDLVRITIAGIGAIEHRVIAEPEEVP; from the coding sequence GTGCGCCTCGCGACCTTCACGCATCGCGGCCGGACCCGTCCCGGCGTCGTGGTCGACGACGACACGATCGCCGATCTCGCCGGCGCGTCCGGCGTTGCCCCGGACGTCGCCGCACTGCTCGTAGACCTCGCGCCGGTGCGCGCCGCGCTGGCGACGGCGCCGCGGCTGCCGCTCGCCGACGTGCATCTCGAGGCGCCGATCCCGCGCCCGGGCAAGTTCCTCGGCGTCGGCCTCAACTACGCCTCGCACGCGGCGGAGACGAAGCGCGAGCCGCCCGCGTTCCCGGTCTTCTTCAACAAGCAGGTCACCTGCGTGAACCCGCCCTTCGATCCGATCCAGCTGCCGCGCGTGTCGACGCAGCTCGACTACGAGGGCGAGCTGGCGTTCGTGATCGGCCGGCGCTGCCGGCACGTGCCGAGGGGCCGCGCGCGCGAGGTGATCGGCGGCTTCACGATCGTCGACGACGTCAGCGTGCGCGACTGGCAGCGCAGGGCGCCGACGCTGACGCTCGGCAAGTCGTTCGACACCCACGGGCCGATGGGGCCGTGGATCGTCACCACCGACGCCATCGACGACCCGCACGCGCTCGCGCTCGAGACCCGCGTCAACGGCGTCGTGCGGCAGGCGGGCACCACGGCCGATCTGATCTTCGACTGCTTCACGCTGGTCGAGATCCTCTCCACCGTGTGCACGCTCGAGCCCGGTGACGTGGTCACGACCGGCACGCCGGCCGGCGTCGGGGTGGCGGACGGGGCCTTCCTCCGGGTGGGTGATCTGGTACGCATCACGATCGCCGGCATCGGCGCGATCGAGCATCGCGTCATCGCCGAGCCCGAGGAGGTGCCATGA
- a CDS encoding CoA-binding protein yields the protein MSVEVASRILRDFHRIAVVGISPRPERDSHRVASYLVAVGYDVVGVNPNVEQVLGLRCWPSLREAPGPIEVVDVFRRSELVPPVVDDAIAVGARAIWMQDGVVHEAAAARARAAGLLVVMDRCMMRDHANGLGRTR from the coding sequence ATGAGCGTCGAGGTCGCATCGCGCATCCTGCGTGACTTTCACCGCATCGCCGTCGTCGGCATCTCCCCCCGCCCGGAGCGGGACTCGCACCGGGTCGCATCGTATCTCGTGGCGGTCGGCTACGACGTCGTCGGGGTGAACCCGAACGTCGAGCAGGTGCTCGGGCTCCGCTGCTGGCCGAGCCTGCGCGAGGCGCCAGGACCGATCGAGGTCGTCGACGTCTTCCGTCGCTCCGAGCTGGTGCCCCCGGTGGTCGACGACGCCATCGCCGTCGGCGCGCGGGCGATCTGGATGCAGGACGGCGTCGTGCACGAGGCGGCGGCGGCGCGGGCGCGCGCGGCCGGCCTGCTCGTCGTGATGGACCGCTGCATGATGCGCGATCACGCGAACGGGCTCGGGCGTACCCGCTGA
- a CDS encoding cysteine rich repeat-containing protein, giving the protein MLRALLTVAVLCALVASTRPAGAVVEPCRDDARKLCPDIEPGGGRVLACLRPKLDKLSPGCARVIKGSLAAVRAACEKDTQRLCAGLAPGGGRIATCLREHAAELDPTCRRMLDMRKDGTPRAANKKDAAAN; this is encoded by the coding sequence ATGCTCCGTGCCCTCCTCACCGTCGCCGTCCTCTGCGCGCTCGTCGCCTCGACGCGTCCGGCCGGTGCCGTCGTCGAGCCCTGTCGCGACGACGCGCGCAAGCTCTGTCCCGACATCGAGCCGGGCGGCGGCCGGGTCCTCGCCTGCCTGCGCCCGAAGCTCGACAAGCTGTCGCCCGGCTGCGCCCGCGTCATCAAGGGCTCCCTCGCGGCCGTGCGCGCCGCCTGCGAGAAGGATACGCAGCGCCTCTGTGCCGGCCTCGCGCCCGGCGGCGGCCGCATCGCGACCTGCCTGCGCGAGCATGCCGCCGAGCTCGACCCGACGTGCCGGCGCATGCTCGACATGCGCAAGGACGGCACGCCCCGCGCCGCGAACAAGAAGGACGCCGCGGCCAACTGA
- the leuD gene encoding 3-isopropylmalate dehydratase small subunit (catalyzes the isomerization between 2-isopropylmalate and 3-isopropylmalate in leucine biosynthesis), producing MSDEPRLPVLTGRAWRFADRLRAHDVLPAHAADRAPAEATALLFAGLDPSLAALLAPGDVLVAGQLLGLGPGGELAARALRAAGVVAAVAASFADGFDDALLAAGVPPLEVDAPATFVTGHRLRLDLEAGTIADLSSGDRQPVRNLSDARRARLRTLLGG from the coding sequence GTGAGCGACGAGCCGCGCCTGCCGGTCCTCACGGGCCGGGCGTGGCGCTTCGCGGATCGGCTGCGCGCGCACGACGTCCTACCCGCGCACGCGGCGGACCGCGCGCCTGCCGAAGCGACCGCGCTGCTGTTCGCCGGTCTCGATCCGTCGCTCGCTGCGCTGCTCGCGCCGGGCGACGTCCTCGTCGCGGGCCAGCTGCTCGGCCTCGGTCCGGGCGGCGAGCTCGCGGCGCGGGCGCTGCGCGCGGCCGGCGTGGTCGCGGCGGTGGCCGCGAGCTTCGCCGACGGGTTCGACGACGCGCTCCTCGCGGCGGGCGTACCGCCGCTCGAGGTCGACGCGCCCGCGACGTTCGTGACCGGCCACCGTCTGCGCCTCGACCTCGAGGCGGGGACGATCGCCGACCTGTCGAGCGGCGATCGCCAGCCGGTGCGCAACCTCAGCGACGCGCGCCGGGCCCGGCTCCGAACTCTACTGGGCGGGTGA
- a CDS encoding insulinase family protein has product MIDRFREPALLRHGRLRILHEPIPGPLTAIAVAVRAGSRFDGAHPGIAHMAEHMLFQGTHRRDQAAINRHAGDLGGEHDADTGYEDMSLHCEVFNDDVSHALTLLAEQLFHSTVPPERFRKERRVVIDEIRGRQEDPANALHESAWARFYPGALGHPICGTIGSIRRMTPGAVRGFVARHFTPANMVVSVVGGIDRRQLQKAIATAFPARGGEARPWPSRPRPKTTGLLRLRRRDLSQTYLVRMSAAPAEARDVLALSLALEIVGADPDARLFQEVRERHGLGYDVGASVEHGPDWAVAVVSASAARAHEDRLRETVERTCREAAEGFSDDELARARKKVRFRFARLADSRLDRAVSHATRAVCGLPTLAHTARLLAHIRHHEVEEAWRRTLAAPTLTAVLAG; this is encoded by the coding sequence GTGATCGATCGCTTCCGCGAGCCGGCGCTGCTGCGCCACGGCCGGCTCCGCATCCTGCACGAACCCATTCCCGGCCCCCTCACGGCCATCGCCGTCGCCGTGCGCGCCGGCTCGCGCTTCGACGGCGCGCATCCGGGCATCGCCCACATGGCCGAGCACATGCTCTTCCAGGGCACGCACCGGCGCGACCAGGCCGCCATCAACCGCCATGCCGGCGACCTCGGCGGCGAGCACGACGCGGACACCGGCTACGAGGACATGTCGCTGCACTGCGAGGTCTTCAACGACGACGTGTCGCACGCGCTGACGCTGCTGGCCGAGCAGCTGTTCCACTCGACGGTTCCGCCCGAGCGCTTCCGCAAGGAGCGCCGGGTGGTCATCGACGAGATCCGCGGCCGCCAGGAGGACCCGGCCAACGCGCTCCACGAGAGCGCCTGGGCGCGGTTCTATCCCGGCGCGCTCGGGCATCCGATCTGCGGTACGATCGGCAGCATCCGGCGCATGACGCCGGGCGCGGTCCGCGGCTTCGTCGCGCGCCACTTCACGCCGGCCAACATGGTCGTGTCGGTCGTCGGCGGCATCGACCGGCGGCAGCTGCAGAAGGCGATCGCGACGGCGTTCCCGGCGCGCGGCGGCGAGGCGCGCCCGTGGCCGTCGCGCCCGCGCCCGAAGACCACGGGGCTGCTGCGCCTGCGGCGCCGCGACCTGTCGCAGACGTATCTCGTGCGCATGTCGGCCGCGCCGGCCGAGGCGCGTGACGTCCTCGCGCTGTCGCTCGCGCTCGAGATCGTCGGCGCCGATCCCGACGCACGGCTGTTCCAGGAGGTGCGCGAGCGGCACGGCCTCGGCTACGACGTCGGCGCCAGCGTCGAGCACGGGCCCGACTGGGCGGTCGCGGTCGTCTCGGCGAGCGCCGCGCGCGCACACGAGGACCGGCTGCGCGAAACCGTCGAGCGCACCTGCCGCGAGGCGGCGGAGGGCTTCTCCGACGACGAGCTGGCCCGCGCGCGCAAGAAGGTGCGCTTCCGCTTCGCGCGCCTCGCCGACTCGCGTCTCGACCGCGCCGTCTCTCACGCCACCCGCGCCGTCTGCGGCCTGCCGACGCTCGCCCATACCGCACGGCTGCTGGCGCACATCCGGCATCACGAGGTGGAGGAGGCATGGCGCCGCACGCTGGCTGCGCCGACGCTCACCGCGGTGCTCGCCGGCTGA
- the msrB gene encoding peptide-methionine (R)-S-oxide reductase MsrB: MRSASALLLPLVVAFVAPVTAGAASDAPRPPAATVDHREATFAGGCFWCMEPPFEKLPGVLEVVSGYTGGSQQDPTYEEVSAGGTGHVEAVLVRYDPARVSYETLLEVFWRQIDPTDAGGQFVDRGAQYRSAIFVHDGEQRRLAEASKQRLAASGRFAKPIVTDVVAFERFWPAEEYHQDYYRKNPIRYRYYRYGSGRDRFLDEAWGAEREVTVRDEAEKDPKTPAAGRTELSDGELRKKLTPMQYEVTQNEGTEPPFRNEFWDEKRDGLYVDVVSGEPLFSSRDKFDSGTGWPSFTKPVDASRIVEHEDRRLLMSRTEVRSKDGDSHLGHVFADGPGPDGLRYCINSASLRFIPVADLEKEGYGEYVSLFR, translated from the coding sequence ATGCGCTCCGCATCCGCGCTGCTGTTGCCCCTCGTCGTGGCGTTCGTGGCTCCGGTGACCGCCGGCGCCGCCTCCGACGCGCCACGCCCTCCCGCCGCGACCGTCGATCACCGCGAGGCGACGTTCGCGGGCGGCTGCTTCTGGTGCATGGAGCCGCCGTTCGAGAAGCTGCCCGGCGTGCTGGAGGTCGTCTCGGGCTACACCGGCGGATCGCAGCAGGACCCGACCTACGAGGAGGTCTCCGCGGGCGGCACCGGCCACGTCGAAGCCGTGCTCGTGCGCTACGATCCGGCGCGCGTCTCGTACGAGACGCTGCTCGAGGTGTTCTGGCGGCAGATCGATCCGACCGACGCCGGCGGACAGTTCGTCGACCGCGGCGCCCAGTACCGCTCCGCGATCTTCGTGCACGACGGGGAGCAGCGGCGGCTCGCCGAGGCGTCGAAGCAGCGCCTCGCCGCCAGCGGCCGGTTCGCGAAGCCGATCGTCACCGACGTCGTCGCGTTCGAGCGCTTCTGGCCGGCAGAGGAGTATCACCAGGACTACTACAGGAAGAACCCGATCCGGTATCGCTACTATCGCTACGGCTCCGGGCGCGACCGCTTCCTCGACGAAGCGTGGGGCGCGGAGCGGGAGGTTACGGTGCGCGACGAGGCAGAGAAGGACCCGAAGACGCCGGCCGCCGGCCGGACGGAGCTGAGCGACGGCGAGCTACGCAAGAAGCTGACGCCCATGCAGTACGAGGTGACGCAGAACGAGGGCACCGAGCCGCCGTTCCGCAACGAGTTCTGGGACGAGAAGCGCGACGGGCTCTACGTCGACGTCGTCAGCGGCGAGCCGCTGTTCAGCTCGCGCGACAAGTTCGACAGCGGTACGGGCTGGCCGAGCTTCACCAAGCCGGTCGACGCCAGCCGCATCGTCGAGCACGAGGACCGCAGGCTGCTCATGAGCCGCACCGAGGTGCGCTCGAAGGACGGCGACAGCCATCTCGGGCACGTGTTCGCGGACGGGCCTGGTCCGGATGGGCTCCGCTACTGCATCAACAGCGCGTCGCTCCGCTTCATCCCGGTCGCCGATCTGGAGAAGGAGGGGTACGGGGAGTACGTGTCGCTCTTCCGGTGA
- a CDS encoding aldehyde dehydrogenase family protein: MALSTAAPDPTRLVVLDPARGDAIEELAIDDVGAVDTAVARARAAQPGWAACDPRARARILRRARRELARDRRAILERLERETGKARWDVVGELMGICMDLGWLARRAPRWLRRQKVSTRPLFGKRGYVTWKPRGVVGIISPWNAPLNLALGDAIPALLAGNTVVIKPSELAPLAVRRAVEAMNRALPPGVLQVLIGAGETGVALVDRVDLVCVTGSPETGRRVMERASRRLTPVLLELGGKDPMIVLRDADLDRAASAAAWGGCMMTGQVCMSVERVYVEAPVAAAFTEKLVARMRALRVGPNGADADIDYGPFTHPRQVDIVERQLDDARARGARVLTGGKRLETTAGVFFEPTVLADVDQSMAIMQEETFGPVIPVLPVADAEEAIRLANDSCYGLNASIFTGDVERGMALAARLESGNVCVNECVLSAGVPALPFGGVKQSGIGTRHGGAPGLHQFCVPQAMLVEARKRRHEPTWFPYSPKKAKQIERLIGLMFSWR; this comes from the coding sequence ATGGCGCTCTCGACCGCCGCACCCGACCCCACCCGACTCGTCGTCCTCGACCCGGCCCGCGGCGACGCCATCGAGGAGCTGGCGATCGACGACGTCGGCGCGGTCGACACGGCCGTCGCGCGGGCGCGGGCGGCGCAGCCGGGATGGGCCGCGTGCGACCCGCGCGCGCGCGCCCGCATCCTGCGGCGGGCGCGACGCGAGCTGGCGCGTGACCGTCGCGCGATCCTCGAGCGGCTCGAGCGCGAAACGGGCAAGGCGCGCTGGGACGTCGTGGGCGAGCTGATGGGCATCTGCATGGACCTCGGCTGGCTCGCGCGCCGCGCCCCGCGCTGGCTGCGGCGGCAGAAGGTGAGCACGCGGCCGCTGTTCGGCAAGCGCGGCTACGTCACCTGGAAGCCGCGCGGCGTGGTCGGGATCATCAGCCCGTGGAACGCGCCGCTGAACCTCGCCCTCGGCGACGCGATCCCCGCGCTGCTCGCCGGCAACACCGTCGTCATCAAGCCGTCCGAGCTGGCGCCGCTGGCGGTGCGGCGGGCGGTGGAGGCGATGAACCGCGCGCTGCCGCCGGGCGTCCTCCAGGTGCTGATCGGTGCCGGCGAGACGGGGGTGGCGCTCGTCGACCGCGTCGACCTCGTCTGCGTCACCGGCTCGCCCGAGACGGGTCGCCGCGTGATGGAGCGCGCGAGCCGGCGGTTGACGCCGGTCCTGCTCGAGCTCGGCGGCAAGGACCCGATGATCGTCCTGCGCGACGCCGACCTCGACCGCGCCGCATCCGCCGCGGCGTGGGGGGGCTGCATGATGACCGGCCAGGTGTGCATGTCGGTCGAGCGCGTGTACGTCGAGGCCCCGGTGGCGGCGGCGTTCACCGAAAAGCTCGTCGCGCGCATGCGCGCGCTGCGCGTCGGCCCGAACGGCGCTGACGCCGACATCGACTACGGCCCGTTCACCCACCCGCGCCAGGTCGACATCGTCGAGCGCCAGCTCGACGATGCCCGCGCGCGCGGCGCCCGGGTGCTGACCGGCGGCAAGCGCCTCGAGACGACGGCGGGCGTCTTCTTCGAGCCGACCGTCCTCGCCGACGTCGACCAGTCGATGGCGATCATGCAGGAGGAGACCTTCGGCCCGGTGATCCCCGTGCTGCCCGTCGCCGACGCCGAGGAGGCGATCCGCCTCGCCAACGACAGCTGCTACGGCCTCAACGCCAGCATCTTCACGGGCGACGTCGAGCGCGGCATGGCCCTCGCCGCCCGTCTCGAGAGCGGCAACGTCTGCGTCAACGAGTGCGTCCTCTCCGCCGGCGTCCCCGCCCTCCCCTTCGGCGGCGTCAAGCAGAGCGGCATCGGCACCCGCCACGGCGGCGCCCCCGGCCTCCACCAGTTCTGCGTCCCCCAGGCGATGCTCGTCGAAGCCCGCAAGCGCAGGCACGAACCCACCTGGTTCCCCTACTCCCCCAAGAAGGCCAAGCAGATCGAACGTCTGATCGGCCTGATGTTCAGCTGGCGCTAG
- a CDS encoding DUF420 domain-containing protein, with translation MSLETLTTLSTTFIVSSGVLLLVGWALIRGPRAVNAHQAVMLLATACAALFLVAYVSRWALHGSKPFDGTGAWRAIYLAILIPHVILAIAVGPLALRLIWLARSRRDFAAHRRLARVTLPIWLFVAGSGWAIYWMLYHMTF, from the coding sequence ATGTCGCTCGAAACGCTCACGACGCTCTCGACGACGTTCATCGTCTCGAGCGGCGTCCTGCTCCTGGTCGGATGGGCGCTCATCCGCGGGCCACGCGCCGTGAACGCACATCAGGCGGTGATGCTGCTCGCCACCGCCTGCGCCGCGCTGTTCCTCGTCGCGTACGTCTCGCGTTGGGCGCTCCACGGCTCGAAGCCGTTCGACGGCACGGGCGCGTGGCGTGCGATCTACCTCGCCATCCTGATCCCGCACGTGATCCTCGCGATCGCCGTCGGCCCGCTCGCGCTGCGCCTCATCTGGCTCGCGCGCTCGCGGCGCGACTTCGCCGCGCACCGTCGCCTGGCGCGCGTGACGCTGCCGATCTGGCTCTTCGTCGCCGGCAGCGGCTGGGCGATCTACTGGATGCTCTACCACATGACCTTCTGA